In Colletotrichum lupini chromosome 6, complete sequence, a single window of DNA contains:
- a CDS encoding major facilitator superfamily transporter, with protein sequence MENSQKGSGSQENDANEITTGEDSDESQTHQYATPRELALLSTVFTIATFMIAIDGSILATAIPKITSDFHRLNDVPWYGSAYLFTEMAFQPTFGRLYTLFNARVLYLTSVIIFEAGSILCAASPNSAALITGRVISGIGAAGLLCGSLSVYGRSVPLRARPFGMALVTRSIYVSNERLATDADPLTVCLAFGAVTFGIAYKILRARTPIHGRLSLRQKLKKLDLLGGFLLIVGLISLFFALQWGGTKYPWSDPRVYACLVVFGIFITAFMVLQARKKEEATIPMRILLQRTVAISCAFNMLMSMAHNTHMYYLAFYFQAVLGTNAVTSGVRCLAYGIPCSIAIIVTGACVSSKGYYVPFMWFGSSVFIAGCVLLQKLDRESSMGQWIGFQILSGAGIGLAEQVPFIAVQVVLPDSDMPTACAMVVFHRLLGGAVGLSIASNLFSQELYRRLAGVPGGVNIKAIQDAGASDLAKAVPAAILPFVQKAFGYAISRAFILPIVVAGTSLLLSFGMQRRWIPDDRVQPGQEANTGDEVASAPLDQRRDEKTV encoded by the exons ATGGAAAATTCTCAGAAGGGATCAGGAAGTCAAGAAAATGATGCAAATGAGATAACGACTGGCGAGGACTCTGACGAGTCGCAGACTCATCAATATGCGACACCGCGAGAGCTGGCTCTTCTATCAACAGTATTCACCATTGCAACCTTCATGATAGCCATAGATGGCAGTATACTTG CAACGGCAATCCCCAAGATAACCAGCGATTTCCATCGACTCAACGACGTGCCGTGGTACGGAAGTGCGTACCTCTTCACAGAAATGGCATTCCAGCCTACCTTTGGTCGCTTGTACACCTTATTCAACGCCAGAGTTCTTTATCTGACCTCCGTCATCATTT TCGAGGCAGGCTCGATTCTCTGCGCTGCCTCGCCAAATTCTGCAGCATTGATCACAGGGAGAGTGATATCTGGTATCGGAGCCGCTGGCCTGCTCTGCGGTAGTCTGTCAGTCTACGGAAGGTCAGTTCCTCTGCGAGCTAGACCGTTCGGAATGGCCCTGGTCACGA GATCAATCTACGTGAGTAATGAGAGACTAGCGACCGACGCGGATCCCCTAACAGTCTGTCTAGCATTTGGTGCCGTGACATTTGGAATCGCGTACAAGATATTGAGAGCGAGGACACCGATACACGGTCGACTCTCGTTGCGTCAAAAGCTGAAGAAACTCGATCTACTTGGCGGGTTTCTTCTCATCGTCGGCTTGATCAGTCTGTTTTTTGCTCTTCAATGGGGCGGGACCAAGTACCCTTGGTCGGACCCTAGGGTTTACGCCTGCCTTGTGGTGTTTGGGATTTTCATCACAGCCTTCATGGTGTTGCAGGcgagaaagaaagaaga GGCTACTATCCCCATGCGGATCCTCTTACAGCGAACCGTGGCCATCAGCTGCGCCTTCAACATGCTGATGTCCATGGCGCACAACACGCACATGTATTACCTCGCTTTCTACTTCCAAGCAGTTCTAGGCACGAATGCAGTGACTTCGGGCGTTCGCTGCCTCGCATACGGAATACCATGCAGCATCGCTATCATCGTCACAGGAGCGTGTGTCAGCTCAAAAGGCTACTACGTCCCCTTCATGTGGTTTGGATCCAGTGTCTTCATCGCCGGATGCGTGCTCCTTCAGAAGCTGGATAGGGAGTCGTCGATGGGGCAGTGGATCGGCTTCCAGATCCTCAGCGGGGCGGGCATTGGGCTCGCGGAACAAGTCCCCTTCATTGCGGTACAGGTTGTCCTTCCCGACAGCGACATGCCGACAGCGTGTGCCATGGTCGTGTTCCACCGCTTGTTAGGTGGTGCGGTGGGACTCAGCATCGCTTCTAACCTCTTCTCCCAGGAGCTCTACCGTCGGCTTGCGGGAGTGCCAGGAGGTGTCAACATCAAAGCGATACAAGATGCTGGTGCATCTGACCTAGCGAAGGCGGTTCCCGCGGCTATTTTGCCGTTTGTGCAAAAGGCGTTCGGCTATGCCATCTCCAGGGCCTTCATATTACCCATTGTTGTGGCGGGTACCTCATTACTACTCAGCTTCGGCATGCAGAGACGATGGATTCCAGACGATCGGGTGCAACCAGGCCAGGAGGCCAACACTGGTGACGAAGTTGCAAGTGCGCCGTTAGATCAGAGAAGGGATGAGAAGACAGTGTAG
- a CDS encoding FAD binding domain-containing protein produces the protein MIFSKFLLALCAITLAQATPASSECKAFPGTTSWPSSNDWYRLNKAVDGRLFRPLLPGGICHPEQPNYSAERCSNLFTAWRTFEFHAEDPVSVMWDNWTNYTCVPLDGFPCSGAGYPSYVVNATTAKHVKAAVDFARKNQVRLVVKSSGHDYLGRSIAPGSLSIWTHHLNEIQYHEGQFKLAGSGKIIPGDAITAASGAKMVDVYAVASQHNRAVVGGGGKTVSQGGFVTGGGHSILAPHYGLAADNVLQMEVVTPGGDLITVNEDQNADLFWAMRGGGGSTFGVLTSVTVKTHPEKKLTMVLFMAFTVPEAPFTLDLATWAASQLPYLSDSGLSGYLMATVNSTPPIPLPGLPERVAGLMGKTIILDTQDTARINEIFQPLNKTIQERWPGQVNLLTITQPYDSFAAWYAENFDDGQAGGSVYLISRFLDKKTLTTDLDALKSALEPILLNDGWLGTYLVAGKGVNEAKPRGGENSVHPAWRKAYVHALTWQGWGYEPWDPAAGEKAREILDARFEPLRQLTPDGGSYMNEGFPFEKNWQQAFWGSNYPRLSKIKRSVDPKDVLWCKTCVGNEGWSEKSDGRLCRVQ, from the exons ATGATTTTCTCAAAGTTCCTCCTCGCGCTTTGCGCGATTACATTGGCGCAGGCAACTCCTGCATCGTCTGAGTGCAAGGCCTTTCCAGGCACCACATCATGGCCCTCGAGCAACGATTGGTATCGCCTGAACAAGGCAGTCGATGGGCGGCTCTTCAGACCCCTTCTTCCAGGCGGCATTTGTCACCCGGAGCAGCCGAACTACAGTGCAGAACGGTGCTCCAACCTCTTCACGGCTTGGAGAACTTTTGAGTTCCATGCTGAGGACCCTGTCTCGGTGATGTGGGACAATTGGACCAACTACACCTGTGTCCCCCTCGATGGCTTCCCTTGCAGCGGAGCAGGCTATCCGTCATATGTGGTCAACGCGACCACGGCGAAGCATGTCAAGGCCGCCGTCGACTTTG CGCGAAAGAATCAAGTCCGTCTTGTTGTCAAGAGCAGTGGACATGACTACCTTGGGCGCTCCATCGCGCCAGGCTCCCTTTCCATCTGGACGCACCATCTCAATGAGATCCAGTATCACGAGGGGCAATTCAAACTCGCTGGGTCGGGAAAGATTATACCCGGCGATGCCATCACCGCCGCATCCGGAGCGAAGATGGTTGATGTGTACGCTGTAGCGAGCCAGCACAACCGCGCTGTCGTAGGCGGTGGAGGTAAGACTGTTTCGCAGGGTGGCTTTGTGACGGGCGGTGGCCATTCCATCTTAGCACCCCATTACGGTCTTGCGGCAGATAATGTGCTGCAGATGGAGGTCGTTACCCCTGGTGGCGATCTTATCACGGTCAACGAAGATCAAAACGCCGACTTGTTCTGGGCCATGCGAGGT GGAGGAGGTTCAACATTTGGGGTTCTCACCTCTGTCACAGTCAAGACGCATCCTGAAAAGAAGCTCACTATGGTTTTATTTATGGCCTTTACTGTTCCTGAGGCTCCCTTCACTCTAGACCTTGCTACTTGGGCCGCTTCTCAGCTTCCTTACCTCTCGGACTCTGGATTGTCAGGTTATCTCATGGCTACCGTGAACTCGACGCCGCCGATTCCACTGCCGGGTCTCCCAGAGCGAGTTGCCGGTCTGATGGGCAAGACAATCATTCTGGATACCCAAGATACGGCCAGGATTAACGAGATCTTTCAACCACTCAACAAAACCATCCAGGAACGGTGGCCTGGACAGGTCAACTTGCTGACCATTACTCAACCGTACGACTCATTCGCGGCCTGGTATGCCGAGAACTTTGACGACGGCCAAGCTGGGGGCTCTGTCTATCTCATCTCACGATTCCTAGACAAGAAGACCCTGACCACTGACCTGGACGCACTGAAGAGTGCACTGGAGCCTATTCTTCTCAACGATGGTTGGCTGGGAACATATCTGGTCGCAGGAAAGGGTGTGAATGAAGCGAAGCCCCGCGGCGGCGAAAATTCCGTCCATCCGGCCTGGCGGAAGGCATATGTTCATGCAC TCACCTGGCAGGGCTGGGGATACGAACCATGGGATCCAGCAGCAGGAGAGAAAGCTAGGGAGATTCTGGACGCTAGGTTCGAGCCTCTTCGCCAACTGACGCCCGATGGAGGATCGTACATGAATGAA GGATTCCCATTCGAGAAGAACTGGCAGCAGGCATTTTGGGGCTCGAACTACCCGAGATTGTCCAAGATCAAGCGCAGTGTTGATCCGAAGGACGTATTGTGGTGCAAAACTTGTGTGGGAAATGAAGGCTGGTCGGAAAAAAGCGACGGCCGCCTCTGCAGGGTTCAGTAA
- a CDS encoding cytochrome P450, translated as MAITNLQILQAHGLFFILGTQLHVFVFRKGEWDTATTRLFRNFTLGIGLLTAALSRGAPETFRTNAAALKTAGSLTAALIAGIYTSLLVYRAAFHRLNGFKGPFLARLSNLWITSRAVKELHMYTEVQQLHEQYGDIVRIGPTELSINNPKAVLPIHSNRSPCTKGPWYGVLHPMYSLQLVRDKQEHAQRRKSWDRGFSSKALRDYEFRVADYTNQLLASIDKNKGKPFNISDWFNFYSFDVMGDLAFGKSFGMLKEGIKHYFMTSLHQDMQAIGMFSHMLWLFPIFKNTPILNENNKRFWKFVTSQVDERIANPPDRPDVFSWILEEYQSLKNPTWQDTLNLYGDAYLIIVAGSDTTAASLTCLFFELAQKPDVYQRLREEIDDYFAQNAEPEHSALSKLPYLQACIDETLRLHPPVPSGVQRMTPPEGIDIDGTFIPGDTIIQVPTHTMFRGKSQKETVSSSTVVSADELRLSYKTLLADCGEKQIDERLFPQANDFIPERWTSRPDLAKDPAAFVPFGTGKYSCVGKQLGLMEIRYCASQIINRYDVAFAPGQKAEAFIDGKKDGFTLSLPQLEVIFKTNAMKWRVRASISHRFPTADLSLCWAKLRAELWSPNSIRATQSHRWQSLSPMSHRIPSSARPGQARQGKERERERERELQDKQVSLYSTARVAAFYPTFFGLSSQLLVHPSSLLATLPYSQTVVSVFECLSRGVAGMPVQALSLLPLTICLIDARPIHFCTSTVNFLRHYPDPAQTSGPREEKAQTLGPSSADALLFSLTLFSLFCPQSSFIKEEGKRAMASNGPDDDAPTPSAATGGAAPPAKVPSEKELARKIRKRELDRRAQRQARERTRNRIAELEAQVKELRKDDSTRLSAAMEQLAAVTRERDGLFDTFKSIEQTIRDHVLPSRPTPATQQRSPPPTVTASTSLPRAGSAASRDATMLTELSAPTYTAPMGLLPETPAALDVHGFHGSVNGAVVGRVPNGFPASSVHAPSVHAPSSTSDSQDFVDDEDDNGDDAPDDPNLIVPPPEAHCDCVTVRTPAGPASPKVNVWRAVNQVLAKRCRISKEAHAIEDSNDEDIPVRVLLEGWDAVAKTRPLSKLWRKLRRVDELCFMTCPPTERLAILRTMHLLLQYHSDPTPERYAKLPTWYLKRPSQAMPHSYAIDFFVWYVNTPLWLSPFMLEPGVRERFVFGQHHYCNNQFWELFGPNFHLLWPFEFRDAYKKSVVTGQYQISPMFEQRISDINAWTMGMDFFTRFPELIADIPAFHSVAQALTPAVMSPPPLHHQALPQQASLSQLKERDERLLLEQQASAAAEEQQHQQHQQQQQQQANQDAMDCSQAMQVYPGSLYSMAPPGFMDEFIPQGYDAHGPAGTYGSMPGYF; from the exons ATGGCAATTACCAACCTCCAGATCCTTCAGGCCCATGGGCTGTTTTTCATTTTAGGCACTCAGCTCCATGTCTTCGTTTTCCGCAAAGGGGAATGGGATACAGCTACTACCAGACTCTTCAGGAACTTCACACTGGGTATTGGGTTGCTGACGGCGGCCCTTTCCCGGGGAGCTCCTGAGACCTTCCGGACAAATGCGGCTGCGCTCAAGACAGCTGGTTCTCTCACGGCCGCGCTCATTGCTGGAATCTACACAAGTTTACTCGTGTACCGTGCGGCATTCCACCGGCTCAACGGCTTCAAGGGACCGTTCCTAGCGAGGCTCTCGAATCTGTGGATCACCTCACGAGCAGTCAAGGAATTGCACATGTACACCGAGGTTCAACAACTCCATGAACAGTATGGCGACATTGTGAGAATTG GCCCGACCGAGTTGTCTATCAACAATCCAAAGGCCGTTCTTCCAATCCACTCGAATCGCTCACCGTGCACCAAAGGCCCATGGTATGGAGTCTTGCATCCCATGTACTCATTGCAGCTCGTCCGAGACAAGCAAGAGCATGCACAAAGGCGCAAGAGTTGGGATCGAGGGTTCAGCTCGAAAG CGCTTAGAGACTATGAGTTCCGGGTTGCCGACTACACCAATCAGCTTCTTGCAAGTATTGACAAGAATAAGGGAAAGCCATTCAATATCTCAGATTGGTTCAACTTTTACAGCTTCGATGTCATGGGAGACTTGGCTTTCGGCAAGTCCTTTGGCATGCTCAAGGAAGGCATTAAGCACTACTTTATGACTTCCTTGCATCAAGATATGCAGGCTATTGGCATGTTCAGTCATATGTTATGGCTCTTCCCCATCTTCAAAAATACGCCAATCTTGAACGAAAATAACAAGCGATTCTGGAAATTTGTCACATCTCAGGTGGACGAGAGAATCGCG AACCCCCCTGACCGCCCAGATGTCTTCTCATGGATCTTGGAGGAATATCAATCCCTCAAGAACCCGACTTGGCAGGACACCCTCAACCTATATGGCGACGCGTATCTTATCATCGTTGCAGGGAG TGATACGACAGCTGCATCCCTTACTTGTCTCTTCTTCGAGCTAGCCCAAAAGCCGGATGTCTACCAACGCCTAAGGGAGGAGATCGACGACTACTTTGCGCAGAATGCGGAGCCTGAACACTCCGCACTGTCAAAGCTTCCGTATCTGCAGGCTTGCATCGACGAGACGTTGAGGCTTCATCCTCCTGTCCCGTCGGGTGTGCAGCGCATGACCCCGCCCGAGGGCATAGATATTGACGGGACATTTATTCCGGGTGATACAATCATCCAGGTGCCTACGCACACCATGTTCAGAGGCAAGTCTCAAAAAGAAACTGTTTCATCCTCCACCGTTGTCTCGGCTGATGAACTGCGTCTGTCATACAAGACTTTGCTTGCTGACTGTGGCGAAAAACAAATAGACGAGCGCCTGTTCCCGCAGGCGAACGACTTCATTCCCGAGCGGTGGACCTCCCGGCCCGATCTGGCCAAAGACCCTGCCGCATTTGTTCCCTTTGGTACCG GCAAGTACTCTTGCGTCGGAAAGCAGCTGGGCTTGATGGAGATCCGTTACTGCGCCAGCCAAATCATCAACCGATATGATGTTGCATTCGCCCCGGGGCAGAAGGCGGAAGCGTTTATTGATGGCAAAAAGGATGGTTTTACATTGTCGCTGCCGCAGTTGGAAGTGATTTTCAAA ACCAATGCGATGAAGTGGAGGGTGCGGGCTAGCATTTCCCACCGTTTCCCAACTGCTGATTTGTCGCTCTGCTGGGCTAAATTGCGTGCGGAGCTATGGAGTCCGAACTCTATCAGAGCCACGCAAAGCCACCGATGGCAGAGTTTAAGCCCAATGTCACATAGGATTCCCAGCTCAGCTAGACCAGGGCAGGCGAGACAAGGcaaggagagagagagagagcgagagagagagctgcAGGACAAGCAAGTGTCACTGTACAGCACAGCAAGGGTGGCCGCATTTTACCCCACATTCTTTGGTCTTTCTTCTCAACTTCTCGTCCACCCCTCTTCCCTCCTTGCTACACTACCATATTCTCAGACTGTTGTATCTGTATTCGAATGCCTGTCTAGAGGTGTGGCCGGGATGCCCGTCCAAGCCCTGTCTCTGCTGCCTCTGACTATCTGTCT TATTGATGCCCGCCCGATCCACTTCTGCACATCTACCGTCAACTTTCTTCGACACTATCCGGACCC GGCCCAAACCAGCGGACCACGCGAGGAGAAAGCACAAACACTTGGACCCTCAAGCGCGGACGCGCTTTTATTCTCGTTGActcttttctctcttttCTGCCCACAGTCTTCTTTCATAAAGGAAGAAGGGAAAAGAGCTATGGCGTCCAATGGACCAGACGATGATGCCCCCACACCGTCAGCAGCAACAGGAGGAGCAGCTCCGCCAGCCAAGGTCCCCTCCGAAAAGGAGCTCGCCCGCAAAATCCGGAAGCGCGAGCTCGACCGCCGGGCCCAGAGGCAGGCTCGCGAGCGCACCCGTAACCGCATCGCCGAGCTCGAGGCCCAGGTCAAGGAGCTCCGAAAGGATGACTCGACGAGGCTGTCGGCCGCCATGGAGCAGCTGGCCGCCGTCACGCGCGAGCGGGACGGCCTGTTCGACACCTTCAAGTCCATCGAGCAGACGATCCGCGACCATGTGCTGCCGAGCCGCCCAACCCCAGCGACACAGCAACGCTCGCCGCCTCCCACCGTGACAGCGTCAACATCCCTGCCGCGAGCAGGCTCAGCAGCCTCTCGGGATGCGACTATGCTTACGGAGCTCTCGGCGCCAACCTACACCGCACCCATGGGCCTACTGCCCGAAACCCCCGCCGCCCTCGACGTCCACGGTTTCCACGGTAGTGTCAATGGCGCCGTCGTCGGCAGGGTGCCGAACGGGTTCCCGGCATCCAGCGTACACGCGCCCAGCGTCCACGCACCTAGCTCCACGTCGGACAGCCAGGACTTtgtcgacgacgaggacgacaACGGGGACGATGCCCCAGACGATCCCAATCTCATAGTGCCACCACCCGAGGCGCACTGCGACTGCGTCACTGTCCGGACCCCAGCAGGCCCAGCGTCCCCGAAAGTGAATGTGTGGCGGGCTGTTAACCAGGTCTTGGCGAAGCGGTGTCGCATATCGAAGGAAGCTCACGCGATCGAGGACTCCAACGACGAGGACATTCCCGTGCGGGTACTACTCGAAGGCTGGGATGCCGTCGCGAAGACCCGGCCATTGTCTAAGTTGTGGAGAAAGCTCCGCAGGGTCGACGAGTTGTGCTTCATGACTTGCCCACCGACAGAACGGCTGGCGATCCTTCGAACCATGCACTTGCTGCTGCAGTATCACTCCGATCCCACCCCGGAACGCTATGCCAAGCTGCCCACCTGGTACCTGAAGAG ACCATCACAGGCGATGCCACATTCTTATGCCATCGACTTCTTTGTCTGGTACGTCAATACACCCCTCTGGTTATCACCATTCATGCTCGA GCCAGGTGTTCGGGAACGGTTCGTTTTCGGACAACACCACTACTGCAACAACCAGTTCTGGGAGCTCTTCGGCCCCAACTTCCACCTCCTCTGGCCCTTTGAGTTCCGCGACGCGTACAAAAAGAGCGTCGTCACAGGCCAGTACCAAATTTCGCCCATGTTCGAGCAGAGAATATCGGACATCAACGCCTGGACAATGGGTATGGACTTCTTCACCCGCTTCCCCGAGCTCATTGCCGATATTCCGGCATTTCACTCCGTCGCCCAGGCCCTGACGCCCGCCGTCATGTCACCTCCCCCGCTTCACCACCAAGCCCTGCCTCAACAGGCATCTCTTTCGCAGCTAAAGGAGCGTGACGAACGTCTTCTTCTCGAGCAGCAGGCCTCAGCCGCGGCAGAAGAGCAGCAACACCAGCAacaccagcagcagcagcaacagcaggccAACCAGGACGCCATGGACTGCTCTCAGGCCATGCAGGTGTACCCGGGGAGCCTTTACAGCATGGCACCTCCCGGCTTCATGGACGAATTCATCCCGCAGGGCTATGATGCGCACGGCCCGGCTGGGACGTATGGCTCGATGCCTGGGTACTTTTGA
- a CDS encoding alcohol dehydrogenase encodes MATIMGGESNHNRAVVYTEPGTTQTEVVELPIPEPGPGEVLVRLQYSGVCHTDYGFCMNAFSSVPFPTPKGQVGGHEGTSKTPRRLSSLPSHPRLSSIVTNVLPGVGEVVAVGTGVTSPAIGDRVGIKYAADACLNCDRCLQGGESSCAQVKLSGYFTPGTFQQYCISTARYVTPIPAGLDSAEAAPLMCGGISVYTALKRADARHGDWVVIVGAGGGLGHLAIQYAHVIGCRVLAMDIGSKENFCRDLGATEFVDFTAYPSDEDLTAAIKKITGGGARIVLMCSSNKKAYVQSPKWLGFRGKLVCLGVPENSSPAIADVEPMLVDELTIFGVKTGNRLEAKECLEIAAQGNIKTHFQLRRMRSLTKIFNEMESGGIQGRVVIDLK; translated from the exons ATGGCGACTATCATGGGCGGCGAAAGCAACCACAACCGCGCGGTTGTATACACGGAGCCCGGCACCACCCAAACGGAGGTCGTAGAACTACCGATCCCGGAGCCTGGCCCCGGGGAGGTTTTGGTTCGGCT ACAATACTCTGGTGTCTGTCATACCGATTACGGCTTTTGCATGAATGCATTCTCATCGGTCCCATTTCCTACACCAAAAG GTCAAGTTGGTGGCCATGAGGGTACGTCAAAAACTCCACGTCGACTTTCGAGTCTTCCATCACACCCCCGATTGAGTTCAATTGTCACTAATGTTCTCCCAGGAGTCGGCGAGGTTGTCGCCGTAGGCACAGGCGTCACATCACCTGCAATCGGTGATAGGGTGGGAATCAAATACGCGGCAGATGCATGTCTCAACTGCG ATCGATGTCTTCAAGGCGGCGAATCATCATGCGCACAGGTTAAACTCTCTGGCTACTTCACCCCCGGCACATTCCAACAGTACTGCATATCGACGGCACGATACGTCACTCCCATCCCCGCAGGCCTCGACTCAGCAGAGGCCGCCCCTCTCATGTGCGGCGGCATCAGCGTCTACACAGCCCTCAAGCGCGCAGACGCCCGTCATGGCGACTGGGTTGTCATCGTGGGAGCCGGCGGGGGCCTCGGTCATCTCGCTATCCAGTACGCCCACGTGATTGGGTGCCGCGTCTTGGCCATGGATATCGGCAGCAAGGAGAACTTCTGCCGCGACCTTGGGGCGACGGAATTCGTTGACTTCACGGCCTACCCCAGCGACGAGGACCTCACGGCAGCGATTAAGAAAATTACGGGCGGAGGGGCGAGAATCGTGCTCATGTGCTCGTCTAACAAGAAGGCCTACGTGCAGTCTCCAAAGTGGCTCGGGTTCAGGGGCAAGCTTGTGTGCTTGGGTGTTCCCGAGAACAGCAGCCCGGCGATCGCGGACGTCGAACCCATGCTTGTGGACGAGTTGACTATTTTTG GTGTCAAGACTGGTAACAGACTGGAAGCCAAGGAATGTCTGGAGATCGCAGCACAAGGCAACATCAAAACTCACTTCCAACTGCGACGAATGAGAAGCTTGACGAAG ATTTTCAATGAGATGGAATCTGGGGGTATCCAAGGACGTGTCGTGATTGACTTGAAGTAG
- a CDS encoding aldehyde dehydrogenase has translation MATNGTSKLDWTKFYNIIDGKLESTSKTRNSPNPSTLEANPEVPLSTPEDVDRAVQAAKRAQDAWSETPYEERQQALLKLGEALEAHADEFALMLTKEQGKPLPFAQFEIGEAVKHFKGMTNLPFPEEVVDNNPDRRVLTRYVPLGVAVGIVPWNFPILLACGKIAPALVTGNAFILKPSPFTPYCDLKLVELAQQFFPPGIFQALSGDDNLGPWLTSHPGVDKVSFTGSTATGKRVMESCSKTLKRVTLELGGNDAAIVLPDVDVKAVAPKIAMLALYNSGQVCIAIKRIYIHEAIYDELVAEIATAIKNLPVGDGQLEGTMLGPVQNQMQFERVKELLKDIEETKLKVAAGSTAPASNGKGYFITPTMVDNPPDNSRIVVEEPFGPVFPVLKWSDEKEVIHRANDTLMGLGASVWSKDIEKAQSVAKKLKAGNVWINTHLELQYDAPFGGHKQSGIGYEYGAGGLKAYCNVQSMFITKA, from the exons ATGGCCACGAACGGCACGTCCAAGCTGGACTGGACCAAGTTCTACAACATCATCGACGGTAAGCTCGAGTCGACAAGCAAGACGAGGAACAGCCCGAACCCATCTACCCTCGAGGCCAACCCCGAGGTTCCTCTCTCAACACCCGAAGACGTCGATAGAGCCGTGCAGGCCGCCAAGAGGGCTCAAGATGCCTGGTCCGAGACACCGTACGAGGAGCGCCAACAGGCCCTCCTCAAGCTCGGTGAAGCTCTCGAGGCGCACGCTGATGAGTTTGCGCTGATGCTCACCAAGGAGCAAGGCAAGCCT CTTCCTTTCGCACAGTTCGAGATCGGCGAGGCCGTCAAGCACTTCAAGGGAATGACCAACCTTCCTTTCCCCGAAGAGGTTGTCGACAACAACCCCGATCGCCGCGTTCTCACGAGATACGTCCCCTTGGGCGTCGCCGTCGGCATCGTTCCCTGGAACT TCCCCATCCTCCTCG CTTGCGGCAAGATTGCCCCTGCCCTCGTCACCGGCAATGCCTTTATTCTGAAGCCTTC TCCTTTCACACCCTACTGTGACCTAAAGCTTGTCGAGCTGGCGCAGCAGTTCTTCCCGCCCGGCATCTTCCAGGCCCTCAGTGGTGATGACAACCTCGGGCCCTGGTTGACCTCCCACCCTGGCGTGGACAAGGTCAGCTTTACTGGTTCGACGGCAACCGGCAAGCGTGTGATGGAGAGCTGCAGCAAGACCCTGAAGCGCGTCACTCTGGAGCT TGGTGGAAACGATGCTGCTATCGTCCTTCCTGATGTCGATGTCAAGGCTGTCGCGCCCAAG ATTGCCATGCTGGCTCTGTACAACTCTGGCCAG GTCTGCATCGCCATCAAGCGCATCTACATCCACGAGGCCATCTACGACGAGCTTGTCGCCGAGATTGCCACCGCTATCAAGAACCTACCCGTTGGTGATGGACAGCTGGAGGGCACAATGCTCGGCCCCGTTCAAAACCAGATGCAGTTTGAGCGCGTCAAGGAGCTTCTCAAAGACATTGAGGAGACGAAGCTTAAGGTGGCCGCGGGATCCACCGCGCCCGCTTCCAACGGCAAGGGCTACTTCATCACGCCCACAATGGTTGATAACCCGCCCGATAACTCGAGGATTGTCGTCGAGGAACCTTTCG GTCCCGTCTTCCCCGTCCTCAAGTGGAGCGACGAGAAGGAGGTTATTCACCGCGCCAATGACACCCTCATGGGTCTCGGCGCTTCGGTCTGGTCGAAGGACATTGAGAAGGCACAGAGCGTCGCCAAGAAGCTTAAGGCCGGCAACGTCTGGATCAACACCCACTTGGAGCTGCAGTACGATGCGCCATTTGGCGGTCATAAGCAGAGCGGTATCGGATACGAGTACGGCGCTGGCGGTCTGAAGGCGTACTGCAACGTGCAGTCCATGTTCATCACAAAGGCAtga